The following nucleotide sequence is from Agromyces sp. SYSU T00194.
GGAGGTGCGCCGGCTCGTCCTCACGGCCTCGGGCGGACCGTTCCGCGGGCGCACCCGCGACGAGCTCGCGGACGTCACGCCGGCCGACGCGCTCGCCCACCCGACCTGGGACATGGGGCTCGTCGTGACCACCAACTCGGCCACCCTCGTGAACAAGGGCCTCGAGGTGATCGAGGCGCACCTGCTCTTCGGCGTCGACTACGACCGGATCGACGTGGCCGTCCACCCGCAGTCGATCGTGCACTCGATGGTCGAGTTCGTCGACGGCTCGACGATCGCGCAGGCCTCGCCGCCCGACATGCGCCTGCCCATCTCGCTCGGCCTCGACTGGCCGCACCGCGTGCCCGGGGTCGGCCGTCCGCTCGACTTCACCACCGCCCAGTCGTGGACGTTCGAGCCCCTCGACGAGACCGCGTTCCCGGCGGTCGCGCTCGCCAAGGCCGTCGGCCGCGCGGGCGGCCCCTACCCGGCCGTGTTCAACGCGGCAAACGAGCAGGCGGTGGCCGCCTTCCACGCCGGGCGCATCGGCTTCACCGACATCGTCGACACCGTGCAGGCGATCGTCGACGGCTTCGACGCCGGTTCGGAGCCCCTGACGGTCGCGTCCCTGGCCGACACCGAGGCGCGGGCGCGCCGGGCCGCCGACGCGCGTATCGACGCCGGCTGATCCGGGCCCGGCCGCGCACAGCGGTCGGCCAGCCCGTTCCCAGCGGGCCGGGGCTACGCTGGGTCGGTGGACTCCGTGCTGGCCTTCATCCTGGGTGTGGTGATCATCGCCCTCGGCCTCGCCGTGTCGATCGGCCTGCACGAGATCGGGCACCTGCTGCCCGCCAAGCTCTTCGGCGTCAAGGTCACCCAGTACATGATCGGCTTCGGCCCGACGGTCTGGTCGAAGCAGGCCGGTGAGACCGAGTACGGCGTGAAGGCGATCCCGCTCGGCGGCTACATCTCGATGATCGGCATGTTCCCGCCCGACCGGCATCGCCCGGACGGCGGGTCGACCGACATCGGGCCGCTGGCCGACACGGCGGATGCCCCCGAGACGACGTCCGCCGCCGACGCGCCCGCCACGGCGCGACGCATGCCCGTCGGGGCATCCGCCGCCCGCAACGGCAGCACGGGCTTCTTCCAGTCGCTCGCGCAGGACGCCCGCGCCGCGAGCGCGGAGACGATCGGGCCGGGCGAGGAGGAACGCGCGTTCTACCGGCTGCCGGTCTTCAAGCGCATCGTGATCATGCTCGGCGGCCCGTTCATGAACCTGCTGCTGGCGGTGCTGCTCTACGGCGTGCTGCTGATGGGCTTCGGCGTCGCACAGCCCAGCACCACCATCGGCTCGGTCTCCGAGTGCGTCCTGCCCGCGACCAGCGCGCAGCAGTCGTGCACGGCGGACGACGCGGCCGCGCCCGGTGCCGAGGCGGGCATCCGGCCCGGCGACCGGCTCGTCTCGCTGGACGGCGCGCCCGTCGAGAGCTGGGCGGCGTTCACCGAGGTCGTGCGCGCGAACGCGGGGCAGCCGCTCGCGCTCGTCGTGGAGCGCGACGGCGCCGAGGTCGCGCTCACCGTCACGCCGCGGCTCACCGAGCGCTACGTCTACGCCGACGAC
It contains:
- a CDS encoding M50 family metallopeptidase, which translates into the protein MLAFILGVVIIALGLAVSIGLHEIGHLLPAKLFGVKVTQYMIGFGPTVWSKQAGETEYGVKAIPLGGYISMIGMFPPDRHRPDGGSTDIGPLADTADAPETTSAADAPATARRMPVGASAARNGSTGFFQSLAQDARAASAETIGPGEEERAFYRLPVFKRIVIMLGGPFMNLLLAVLLYGVLLMGFGVAQPSTTIGSVSECVLPATSAQQSCTADDAAAPGAEAGIRPGDRLVSLDGAPVESWAAFTEVVRANAGQPLALVVERDGAEVALTVTPRLTERYVYADDGTVQEDADGQAITEDVGFVGVGPAAETVRQPVTAVLPAVGDNVQAVAGVIINLPQRMVDVAQAAFGSEERDPNGPISVVGVGRVAGEIASIDEIPLANKAASLIGILASLNVALFVFNLIPLLPLDGGHVAGALWEAVRRGFAKLFRRPDPGPVDMAKFMPVTFAVVIVLGAMSALLIYADIVKPVSFF
- the dxr gene encoding 1-deoxy-D-xylulose-5-phosphate reductoisomerase; its protein translation is MRSVIILGSTGSIGTQALDVIAGAPDRFRVVGLAVGSDRAGLAAQAARFGVEHTAVGVDEAVRLVRDVEADVVLNGITGSVGLGPTIAALEEGRTLALANKESLIVGGDLVTAIAAPGQIVPVDSEHSAIAQALRAGTDAEVRRLVLTASGGPFRGRTRDELADVTPADALAHPTWDMGLVVTTNSATLVNKGLEVIEAHLLFGVDYDRIDVAVHPQSIVHSMVEFVDGSTIAQASPPDMRLPISLGLDWPHRVPGVGRPLDFTTAQSWTFEPLDETAFPAVALAKAVGRAGGPYPAVFNAANEQAVAAFHAGRIGFTDIVDTVQAIVDGFDAGSEPLTVASLADTEARARRAADARIDAG